A window of Candidatus Hydrogenedentota bacterium contains these coding sequences:
- a CDS encoding ssDNA-binding domain-containing protein, with product MKRKDIYEIITEKILALIDAGVNPWHQAWKSGPRRAPQNLLSRRPYRGINVLLLGCSPYGSPYWLTYRQATAIGGNVRKGEKSSIAVFWKLLNGKPDPADPERKVQIPILRYYPVFNVEQCEHVDYPKPDLPTFAHDPIAEAEKLVAGMPRPPTVSHAVEDRAFYRLATDTVNVPPLQRFELAEEYYSTLFHELTHSTRHPSRLNRKAPEHDDDGTTGFGTKNYGREELVAEMGSAFLCGLAGIADSTLANSAAYLDGWRKVIKEDTRLVVMAAAAAQKAVDYITNAEPAELATEQSAAA from the coding sequence ATGAAACGCAAAGACATATACGAGATCATCACGGAGAAGATATTGGCCCTGATCGACGCAGGGGTGAACCCGTGGCATCAGGCCTGGAAGTCGGGACCACGCCGCGCGCCACAGAATTTGCTGTCACGGCGGCCTTACCGCGGGATCAATGTGCTGCTCCTTGGATGTAGCCCTTATGGCTCACCATATTGGCTCACCTACAGGCAGGCTACAGCAATTGGCGGCAATGTCCGAAAGGGAGAGAAGTCCAGCATTGCCGTGTTCTGGAAGCTCCTCAACGGCAAGCCGGACCCTGCCGATCCTGAGCGCAAGGTCCAGATCCCGATCCTGCGGTACTATCCCGTCTTCAACGTGGAGCAGTGCGAGCATGTCGACTATCCAAAGCCGGATCTGCCCACGTTCGCGCACGATCCCATCGCTGAGGCGGAAAAGTTGGTTGCGGGCATGCCGCGACCGCCGACGGTATCACACGCGGTGGAAGACCGGGCATTCTACCGGCTGGCCACTGACACGGTGAACGTGCCTCCCTTGCAGCGCTTCGAGTTGGCCGAGGAGTACTACTCGACGCTTTTTCATGAGCTGACCCACAGCACTCGGCATCCCTCGCGCCTGAACCGAAAGGCTCCGGAGCACGACGACGACGGCACAACTGGGTTCGGCACGAAGAACTACGGCCGGGAGGAGTTGGTCGCCGAAATGGGAAGTGCGTTCCTGTGCGGCTTGGCCGGCATCGCGGATAGCACGCTCGCGAACTCCGCCGCCTACCTGGATGGCTGGCGCAAGGTCATCAAGGAAGACACCCGCCTTGTAGTCATGGCCGCAGCAGCAGCGCAGAAGGCTGTTGACTACATCACCAACGCTGAGCCCGCCGAACTCGCGACAGAGCAGAGCGCGGCAGCCTAG
- a CDS encoding NgoFVII family restriction endonuclease produces MPRIFDNIEETLLSALRDTLPLAKRGDFCVGYFNLRGWKQIDDQVDAWAGGDGQCCRLLVGMQKMPADELRTAMSLVDHGDKLDTQTALRLKRRLAEEFREQLAFGVPTDEDEAGLRRLAAQIKAGKVVVKLFLGHPLHAKLYLLFRPDPINPIVGYLGSSNLTFSGLRYQGELNIDVMDHDACTKLARWFEDRWTDRWCMDISKELVEIIETSWARVEPIPPYHIYLKIAYHLSQEARAGLSEFAIPRDFGAKLFEFQKAAVKIAAHHLNKRGGVLIGDVVGLGKTLMATAVARIMEDDHGLETLVICPKNLVPMWEDYREQYRMRAKVLSLSQVIRELPKLRRYRLILIDESHNLRNREGKRFRAIQEYVEGNESKCILLSATPYNKTYLDLSNQLRLFVKEDKDLGIRPEQLLKELGETEFIRRHQCAVRSLAAFEKSFYADDWRDLMRLYLVRRTRSFIQKNYAETDPASGRKFLTFEDGTRSYFPTRQPKTVKFKISDSAGEDQYARLYSSEVVDTINELTLPRYGLGNYLHASPRQPPSPTEQKTIQNLSRAGHRLKGFCRTGLFKRLESSGQAFMQSVERHILRNFVFLHAVERNLPLPIGTQDVGILDSRIFDEDADGDIGTAELFNDETEESDDIDAASGPLRSREDFKRRALEAYEEYARKYQKRFKWLRPDLFVPSLEKDLSADADALLSVIKNAGVWNPDQDAKLSKLLNLLLKLHPSEKVIVFTQFADTVRYLEAQIHAKGLKKAAGVTGASYDPAAMAWRFSPESNNKRSQVRPEDELRILIATDVLSEGQNLQDCAIVVNFDLPWAIIRLIQRVGRVDRIGQKAENIACYSFLPAEGVNKIIKLRDRLRQRLKENAEVVGTDESFFEDDRNDEAVLDLYNEKSGILDGETDTEVDLASYAYQIWKNAIDRNPELEKLIESLPAVAYSTKAHKPTEKEPHGVLVYMKTPEGNDALAWMNDKGESVTESQYQILKTAECLPETAALPRQPNHHDLVKKAVELIVAEEKTVGGQLGRPSGARFRTYERLKRHAEDVKGTLFESPELAKVIEEIYRYPLRQTAVDTLNRQLRSGISNEDLAGLAIALRQEERLCLVQVEDQAQEPRIICSLGLSETSVGT; encoded by the coding sequence ATGCCGAGGATATTCGACAACATTGAAGAGACGTTGCTCTCTGCCTTGCGGGACACCTTGCCGCTGGCGAAACGTGGCGACTTTTGCGTCGGGTACTTCAACCTTCGCGGTTGGAAGCAGATAGACGACCAAGTCGATGCATGGGCTGGCGGTGATGGGCAGTGCTGCCGTTTGTTGGTTGGCATGCAAAAAATGCCTGCTGACGAACTTCGGACAGCCATGAGCTTGGTGGATCATGGCGATAAGCTCGACACTCAAACCGCGTTGCGGCTGAAGCGTCGGCTGGCCGAAGAGTTCAGGGAGCAGCTGGCCTTTGGGGTTCCTACCGATGAAGACGAAGCGGGTCTGCGGCGTCTAGCCGCACAAATCAAAGCGGGAAAAGTCGTCGTCAAATTGTTCCTCGGTCACCCCCTGCATGCGAAGCTGTATCTGCTATTCCGTCCCGATCCAATCAACCCGATTGTCGGCTACTTGGGCAGCAGCAATCTCACCTTTTCCGGCCTTCGCTACCAAGGCGAGTTGAATATTGACGTAATGGATCACGATGCATGCACGAAGCTCGCCAGGTGGTTTGAAGACCGATGGACTGACCGCTGGTGCATGGACATTTCCAAGGAACTGGTGGAAATAATCGAGACGAGTTGGGCGCGAGTCGAGCCGATCCCGCCTTATCACATCTACCTCAAGATTGCTTATCATCTATCGCAAGAGGCTCGGGCCGGCCTGAGCGAGTTCGCGATCCCTCGCGACTTCGGGGCCAAGCTCTTTGAGTTCCAGAAAGCCGCGGTGAAGATTGCTGCGCACCATCTGAACAAACGCGGTGGTGTACTTATCGGTGACGTTGTCGGCCTAGGCAAGACGCTGATGGCGACTGCAGTTGCCCGGATAATGGAAGACGATCACGGACTGGAAACCCTTGTCATCTGTCCGAAGAACCTTGTCCCGATGTGGGAAGACTACCGCGAGCAATATCGCATGCGCGCAAAAGTTCTCTCCTTAAGCCAAGTCATCCGCGAGCTTCCGAAACTGCGCCGGTATCGCCTTATCCTTATCGATGAAAGCCACAATCTCCGAAACCGGGAGGGCAAGCGATTTCGCGCCATTCAAGAATACGTCGAAGGAAATGAAAGCAAGTGCATCCTTCTTTCGGCCACCCCGTACAACAAGACGTATCTGGACTTGTCGAACCAGCTCCGGCTCTTCGTAAAGGAAGATAAAGACTTGGGTATTCGCCCGGAACAACTTCTTAAGGAACTTGGCGAAACCGAATTCATCCGCCGCCACCAATGCGCCGTTCGCTCTTTGGCCGCCTTCGAGAAGAGCTTCTACGCCGATGACTGGCGTGATTTAATGCGACTTTATCTCGTACGTCGTACGCGGAGCTTCATTCAGAAAAACTACGCCGAGACCGACCCGGCGAGCGGACGGAAATTCCTGACCTTTGAAGACGGCACGCGATCGTATTTCCCCACTCGCCAGCCAAAGACGGTGAAGTTCAAGATTTCGGACAGCGCTGGAGAGGATCAGTACGCCCGCCTTTACTCGTCGGAGGTCGTGGATACGATAAACGAATTGACGCTCCCGCGTTACGGGCTCGGCAACTATCTTCATGCATCGCCTCGCCAGCCTCCTTCGCCGACCGAGCAGAAGACAATTCAGAACCTTTCCCGTGCCGGCCACCGGCTGAAGGGCTTCTGTCGTACCGGCCTTTTCAAGCGGCTTGAGAGCAGTGGCCAGGCTTTTATGCAGTCCGTCGAACGGCATATTCTGAGAAACTTTGTGTTCCTTCATGCCGTAGAAAGAAACCTGCCCTTGCCAATCGGCACCCAAGATGTCGGCATACTCGATTCGAGGATATTCGATGAAGATGCGGATGGTGACATCGGGACAGCTGAACTCTTTAACGATGAGACCGAGGAATCCGACGACATAGACGCAGCTTCAGGACCGCTGCGATCAAGAGAAGATTTCAAGCGGCGGGCTCTTGAGGCCTATGAAGAGTATGCGCGAAAATACCAGAAGCGGTTCAAGTGGCTTCGGCCAGACTTATTTGTGCCGTCGCTTGAAAAGGATCTCTCGGCAGACGCTGATGCACTTCTCAGCGTGATCAAGAATGCGGGGGTATGGAATCCTGACCAGGACGCCAAGCTTTCCAAACTGCTCAACCTCCTTTTGAAACTACATCCATCGGAAAAAGTCATAGTCTTCACGCAGTTCGCGGATACCGTTCGATATCTCGAAGCCCAGATTCATGCGAAAGGCTTAAAAAAAGCCGCGGGCGTAACTGGCGCCTCCTACGATCCTGCCGCAATGGCTTGGAGATTCAGCCCGGAAAGCAACAACAAGCGCAGCCAAGTGAGACCAGAGGATGAGTTGCGCATTCTGATTGCGACAGACGTGCTGAGTGAGGGGCAAAACCTGCAAGATTGCGCCATCGTAGTCAATTTTGACCTGCCTTGGGCTATTATCCGCCTGATTCAGCGTGTTGGCCGCGTGGATCGTATCGGGCAAAAGGCGGAGAACATCGCATGCTACTCATTTCTTCCGGCTGAGGGAGTAAACAAGATTATCAAACTACGGGATCGGCTCCGCCAGCGACTGAAGGAAAATGCGGAAGTTGTAGGCACTGACGAGTCTTTCTTCGAAGACGATCGCAACGACGAAGCCGTTCTCGATCTCTACAACGAAAAATCAGGAATCCTCGACGGTGAAACGGACACGGAAGTTGACCTGGCCTCTTACGCTTACCAAATCTGGAAGAACGCGATTGACCGCAACCCTGAGTTGGAAAAACTTATAGAGTCTCTTCCCGCCGTTGCTTATTCCACGAAGGCACACAAACCGACAGAAAAAGAACCGCATGGCGTATTGGTTTACATGAAAACGCCGGAAGGAAACGACGCTTTGGCATGGATGAACGATAAGGGCGAGAGCGTCACCGAATCGCAATACCAAATTCTGAAAACAGCCGAATGTCTACCAGAAACAGCCGCCCTGCCGCGACAACCGAATCACCATGACCTTGTCAAGAAGGCGGTCGAGTTGATCGTTGCGGAGGAAAAGACTGTTGGCGGCCAGCTTGGCCGTCCGTCAGGAGCGCGTTTCCGCACGTACGAACGTCTTAAGCGTCACGCCGAAGACGTTAAGGGAACACTCTTTGAGTCACCAGAGTTAGCGAAAGTTATCGAAGAGATTTACCGCTATCCGTTGCGTCAGACCGCTGTGGATACGCTCAATCGACAACTGCGCTCTGGCATTTCGAACGAAGACTTGGCGGGCCTCGCAATTGCCCTGCGACAGGAAGAAAGACTTTGCCTTGTCCAAGTAGAGGATCAGGCACAGGAACCTCGAATCATCTGTTCTTTGGGGCTATCGGAAACAAGCGTGGGAACATGA